Part of the Buchnera aphidicola (Mindarus keteleerifoliae) genome, TCCTCCTCGAATTAAAATTACTGAATGTTCTTGTAAATTGTGTCCTTCTCCTCCTATATAAGCTGTTACTTCAAAATTATTAGTTAATCTAACTCTACAAACTTTACGTAGTGCTGAATTTGGTTTTTTTGGTGTAGTTGTGTAAACTTTTGTACATACTCCTCTTTTTTGAGGACTACTACCTAAAGCTGGAACATTACTTTTAATATTTTTTCGTAAACGAGGTTTACGGACCAACTGATTTACTGTGGCCATTAA contains:
- the rpsL gene encoding 30S ribosomal protein S12, translating into MATVNQLVRKPRLRKNIKSNVPALGSSPQKRGVCTKVYTTTPKKPNSALRKVCRVRLTNNFEVTAYIGGEGHNLQEHSVILIRGGRVKDLPGVRYHVVRGALDCSGVKDRKKGRSKYGVKRSKN